cataacaggggccagtaccatttctacaggggcatgggcccctgttggcccctgtctagaaccgcccctgcctcAGAGGCACTGGACCACGTGTGTCCAAAGTGTGACCCTTTTGTGTGTCTGCAAAAATATGGCACGCCAGCAAAAGGAACAGAAGATGATGGCCACTTTGTAATTCTGGGTGAtgttttaaatgacaaatcTATATCTTCCTAAATGGAGCCATGTTATCTTGCTTTCGATTTAATATCTTAGTAAGAAGGGCCAGAAACATCCTGCGACTATTTcctcaaaatatatatatcacataTCACTTTTTCAGTTTATTGCTGAGCagattaaagtaaaaataattcccAATTCCAttgagtttttgtttaaaaagaaatgtctcCCTGGGTATTTTCAACTTGGCGAGTTTGGCCCATGgtacaaaaagtttggacacttCTGGCCTGAACTAGACACTCGggtcagaaaaaaactttttatccaACATGCAAAAATCTCTCCGTTATGGACAACTTACCTGGCACAGTCTCCACAatgctttccttcagcagggaTATCGGAGCTACTCAAACTGACTGGAAGATGGAGGGAGCTAAACACAGGGTGATCCTGGTAGAAAGCCTGTTATAGCCTGCAAAAGACTGGAGACTGGGAGATCATACACaccgcaaaaagggaactaaaagtaagatttccttgaaattagtgtatttatccttgattcaGCAGgtaattaaaaatgatcagccaatggaataagaacaacttgtctccatcatcttatttcaagtgcagtatatctaattatcttattttaggggtcaaattactcattccactggcagataatcatatttacctgctcaaatcaaggacaaatacactaatttcaagacaattttttttaacttatttttagttctgtttttgcagtgcaaccgAATCTACAACAGCATTGTTTAGATCGAAGCTTATGCACGCGTTAAAATGACCCAAAATCAATACCTCAATCCAATTTAAACGCTGCAGTGACCTGATAATTGCCTTTTACAGGTGCTTTTTGTACAAATTGACTGGGCTAGGATTACTTCTGCAAAAGCTAACGGGCAAATGTTTCTCTCAAGATGTGCAGAGCTGGCAGAGAAATACCTCAACAGACATGTAAAAGTCTAAAAAGACTTATTTGTAGGAAAACCATAATGAAACAGGCTGTAAATATTATTCTCAGTGGCTCCACTAGGATTAAATCAGAGGAATCTGTTTGTAGCTTTTCCCCCCCTTCTGTTTACACTGTTGAATAATTTTGTTACACTAACTGCCCAGGAAAAGAAGGACATGTTTCCTCGCTGAATTATTAATGTGCAGCAGACCAACAGTCTGTGAAGTCTATGCTGCCCAGAGAACTGGTTGTCCACTGAGAGCTGCATTgcatctgtgtttttattgaacttAGGAAGAGTTTACTGTAATGTCAACGTCTCACAAACTTCAAAAGCTCCTTGAcatctttctgttttcttaCAGTTCGTTTCTGAAATCTGCACCACCTTTGTACTTTTCAGGAACATCTGCTTGTtctgtaaaggtttttttttttttttttaaacagtcaggCACGAATAAATCTGAGGCGCTTTGTAAagtaatacaaaaatatttatttttttctcttatggcaattcagaacaaaaaaatgtgacacAAATCTGGCTTGTAGAAAAAATACAGAGCTCTTATGCAGGTTTATCCCGTTTCCAATGCAAGTGTGGCGAACTGCAGCCGGAGTTTTAGCTGACTTTCTGAACTGATGAGCTGTTTGAGTACGAGTATGCCTTTCCCAGGACTATTCTGTCTCTGAGGAGCTTGAAGAAGGCGTAGTAGTTGCTGAAGAGAATAAGGGCCAGCGATATCGTCTGGTGCCACTTTTCCGAGCAAATCAGCGAGTAGAGCTGGTAGAATATCATGGCACCTTCGAGGATGATGAGTATGTTCAATATTCGTAAAGGCTTGTTGAAGAAAAactagaggggaaaaaaaaaagtgggacagGTTAGGATTCGGATAAGtaaattcacattttgtcatggcTGACctcaaacttcagtgtattttatgaGCATTTGAGAAACTAACAGGACGTTGCATATTAttaagtgaaaagaaaaggCCACgtggttttaaaacttttttcttttacaaataaatatctgaagaGTGTGATTCGCATATAAGTACAGCTGTCGGAGGGCCAcagaggtttttaaaaaaaaaaaaaaaaaaactgcttcatTCATGAAGACCAATAAACACAGCAGActggtcagggagaaagttgcggagaagtttaaagcaaaatCCGGTTATAAACCAACATCtgaagctttgaacatctcgtGGAATCGCTGTTCAACCCGTTATCCAATAACTCAACGAGTATGACCAACCGAAAAACTTCTAAGAAATGGTCGTCCACCTAAAGTGACAAACTGCTCATTAAACTGCAGCCAAGAACCCTAAGGTAACTCTATAGTTTAAGAAATCACTGCAACTCCTTCAGGTTCTggttacttttgcaaggcaacgTGGGTTGTTtctcaaaaaattaaattaaagcaatATAAGACATGTCTTTATCCAGCGAGACTTACGTAGAAGCGATAGTGCGACACGTCTGAGGGAACTGCAACGTTATAGTGGCCCATAGCTTTATAGACGTTCTTATTATGTTTCACCAGGACTCCCTGTGGCCACATGTACTCTTCAGTccatctgtaaaaaaacaaaaacacacacacacacacacacacacacacacacaacagagcATGACTCACATTAGTCTAGAACTGAGTCAGAATTGAGGTAAAACGGCGTAATAAACAAAGAGGAGTACGCACATGTGCTGAAGGACGTTGGAGCAGAGAGACGGGTCGACTTTCTGCCAACAGCCGAGGTGGGCGGCCGCTTTGTGAAGCAGGTCGCAGTATCGAGGCGGCAACAAGTGCCTCATTAGGATGACTGAGGTGCTGACTGATACCAGTATGAAGAGCTCACAGGACCATCGCTTGTCTACATACTGAGTGCTCTGGAGAAAAATGCACATCAAGAGAAATATTAACACACTCAGACCAAAGAAACGCGGGTTTAAAAATGTGCTGAAATTCAACGACGCCGTACCTTTACAAACCATACAGGCACAAAGGCCACATAGTATGCGCTAAGCATGGAGCTGACCAGCACTTCCTTCATCCTCCAGTTGAAGTCCATCTTCAGAAACTCCACCTCCTTTCGGATGAGGTCGGGTGACAGGCAGCAGGCGTGAGTGGGCATGGCCTGGACGCCGTACAGCTGGCTGGTGTGCTGCTTCCACGTCTCCTTCAGCACGGTGAAGTAGTCCCTGCCGCGGCTCACGCTGCCCACCTCTTTGGAGCCGATGCTCGCGATCGGCGACAGAGAACCCGCTCGCCGGAAGTCACAGCTCAGCCGGAAGAACGGGATATACATCCCAAATCTGTGGGAATAAACACCTAAAGTTACATCTTGTTGATTCTCAGACTCAGACTTACTGAACGCTCCACAAAGATTACACAAAGATTACAGCTGGAATATTGCCACAATTGGGTATTAGAACTGAAACGGTGATTTTACAAGacattgacatttttaaacatgtgtTTTTAACAGTGTAGTTACTGGAGGACAAAATTGTCTATTTATAATCAACACCAATAAAACGGTTATTTGGTTCTGAAACGGAGTacctaaagattttttttatagcaaacaaaaatatatatttttttaactctagcaaaactattttttttaaactagtttttttttaaactaggtttaaaaaaactaggtttaaaaaaaactaggtTTAAACTAGGGTTTTTTTAaactaggttttttttttaactaggtttttttttttttattaggttttaaactagttttttttttaaactagtttttttttaaccctagCAAAACACCTTTTGAGACTTACTGGCCTATTTTTAGCCCGTACTTATCAAAGTTAAATGACAGTAGGCATTTTCCAGTGATCTAGCTTTTCTAAATGGCATAAATAACACCGAAGACAACAGGAAATAAACACATTCTTAAAAGAATGACCAGTTTTTCCTAAAGGTTTTACAGACTAAACGTCACAGGGTTCAACCTTTTCACGACTTGTTGTCCTCTTGAATCAAGAATTCACATAAATCTGACTGTTGATTTACTTTTCagtgctttaattatttttgccttgacatacaaaaggaaaaaaatacatatatttttcataatgcTTCACAGGACAAAAGCTCTTGTTCTTTTCTGTCAAGTCGACTCAGGTTTAACTGGCCCTGCAACCATGTTTACGACAAATATTTCTTATATATTCTAAGCTTAGAAATTTAGATATTCATATTTCAAGAAACCCGATACAGCGCATAAAGCAAGGAAACACATTCTCTCTTTTTCCTATTCTTATCCAGACCAAAACACCAGAGATATttgctatttatttttagaattttGCACCAGATACATAGCATCTATCTTATCTTTATGTTCAGTTTTATATTAAGGCTTAATTTATCAAATACATTTCTTATCTTTGTCAAAACATTTTATCCAACATGCAAAAAAACTTCTATGAACTGTTGTAAATTAGTTTGAAAATTAATAAGGGTTGATATATACTGTAACCTTTTAGAAATctatatttatgcatttatgcCAAAAGAAAAGGTGTAGAAATGTGTCAACGTCTGTTAATATAATTTCTGGATGAATCAAAACAGCACATGCCCGTAGTATTTTTGAAGtaagatttaaaatgtttgttgcgGGTATAAATACCAGTGGAAATGTTCCAAGATAATTAATAAAGGGTCAAGTAAGCCAGTAAAATGCATCTGTAAACAAGAAAGAATGTTACATTTCTAAATGAACAACATAACATAActggaaatgtattttattttgaagagccAGAAGTATCTCTGTTTGTAATTTGCTTATCAGTCGTAAGTTAAGTTTATTGTGCTCTGAAATCACTTCCAGTAATTTATTACAGGGATCAGCTTGAGAGAAATCCACACAGTCAGGATTATGAGGCCAACATGAATAGACTTTGGTGAGAGGCTAAAACCTTCGGAtaatatttccaaacagaaaCAGTAATTGAATGCAATAAACATCTAATGAAAATCCAAGAAAGCGGCTGTTAAATAATTCAGCATCTACTTTGAGCGTCATCATCAAGCTATTAATATTTAACTTGTTGAATTTGATAATTTGCGGGAAGCATTTTCAATATGACACTAACAAATACTAGCCAATGGTACAGAAACAGTAGCGAAACAaagcttggaaaaaaaacagggttaCTATGTATCTACATGAAATAAAACCAGTTAATGATGGGAAACAGCGGCTGGAAAATCAACAGGGAAAATGTGAAATGACAGCCTTTAGTGCTCTGCTAGCCAGAGGAATTGCGTTGTGACGTTGGGAAACTCCTCACAGGCTTCGTTTTCACACTGGATCACAAAAGTCATGCAGAAAGTTAAACTGGAAAAGACGAGATGCTCCTTCAAAGGTTCTGAAGGTTGCGTGTCCAGTTTCTACGTGGCAACCACATGTCAACCATTTCTGACATTGTTGAAAACTGGAAAGTTGGACAGTAGCCATGTCTGTTTGTGTACATTAATCTGTATGTATTAGGGATGCAAATGATCTATTGATGAGttaatataaattatttaaccagttggttaaatctaaacattgtggtcttcattatttcttaaaaccacatgtgaaccttttaagttctggtatagtcacagattaggaacagacGTTTTGGGGGAGCATTAAAGAGaaagttactaatatgagaaaaaaaaaagtcctaggacaataaagtaacaaaaaaagacaacagtgataatattatgagaaaaacgtcatattatgagaattaaggggggacatttccagaatgttcacagtttgcagaactatttcagtccttgagtaatagggccaggttagattgttttaattatttttattctttacaagtataaagtcaggagaatgaagcaaaagggatacgaaaataaactcgcaatattggaaaaataaaaaatattacgaatataaagtatgttctgagattaaactccctctgatactgtttaagtgactcaggctaactgcagatttgccacattcaacatggcggacgcccTGATgcatccgcagcataggcagaacccgcccgacgaggcgtctacgtatatgatgtctatggtctgaacccacagacatatatacgtagacgcgtcatagggcgcaggttcgtacgtcaacgtcaccgccatattgtatgtggcagaaaaaagaaaagagttctgttattgtgaacgtggatcagagaaaatgcctcattcctgtgctgcaataaacacacacacacacatatatatatatatatatatatatatatatatatatatatatatatatatatatatatatatatatatatatatatatatgtgtgtgtgtgtgtatgtgttatgaatataaggatcaatttgttaaatctaaacattgtggtcttcattatttcataaaaccgtgtcacatgtgaacctttaggaacagactttttgggtgagtattaaagaggtaaaattaataatatgaagaaaaaaagtcctaggtcaataaagtaaaaataaacaaacaaacacaaaagtgataatgttatgataaaaacatcttatgagaattaagggggaacatttccagaataatcacagtttgcagaattatttcactcctggagtaataggaccaggttagattattttaaatatttttattctttaggagaataaattcaggagaatgaagctaaagggatacgaaaataaacttctaatattacaaaaaaatactacgaatacaaagtatattcagagattaaagtccctctgatactgtttaagtgactgagtaactgcagatttgccacatttaagatggcggacgctctgacgcatcgcagcataggcagaacccgcccaacgacgcgtctactcttatattatgtctatgtctgaaccactgagctatataatacactggagtgctaatcaccgtctgtttgaacgagtcgctttgaagccaccagccgccatattggtactccctatttcccgcCAGTAACTATGGAATATGtccgctacagcatcgaataacgaggattttctcatgttcagggggggcttaagaattttaaaatgtcaaatgccatatacttttatgttatgttctaaaaatatcaagtactgagaaagtcatgtgctaaaatattttgcattttattaatttaaatacatatgtttaaaatttataaatatataaataacaatatacaaaaacacatatttacatatgtgtatacatatatatacatatatacatatacacgtacttatatatacatttatatatatttaatatgaataacatgtaaaatattacagcacctaatttcctagtagttaatagtgttagtacatccactgactgtagaattacctgtgaaacgttttcactcagccagaaaactgcttgttgttgcaaccaaatcctatgggattctgtgagagtagggaggaacaagatggcggccagtgacttcagtttttcggcaaaatcagcactccagtgtattatatactTCAGTGGTCTGAACCACTTCAAATCGGGTCCGCCATgactttttccttttactgcTGTGGTGTGGCTCCATTTTAGAGTGACCtacagcgccctctgctggatgGCGGTCatactacaacactgaaagCCGGTCTAACCGGATGTTAACAGTTAATTGGTTCGAACAAACTTTACCCTAAATAAACATTGACAATTAATCGTAAATCGATTAATTGTTTGCATCCATATTATGTATATGTTTATAAACTTCAAGTCATAAGTCACCGTGCATAATTTacacccacccccccccccctccttatTTTTCCTTATAGGTGGGTGGGAGGGTGGAGTCTGATGCTTCAACACACTTCAAGAAGTGTGTTCTCCAGTATGTATGTTCCTTTCTGTCCTGAATGAAGCTggatgagatatatatatataaatatatatatatatatatatatatatatatatatatatatatatatatatatatatatatatatatatatatatatatatatatatatatatatatatatatatatatatatataattgataaaatagaaatcatattgatcgatattgataattatcaacaaattcaaaacatgtattttaagtgcagccctggccattttatgatgttgcttagtgacctatttttagatacaaaacacacaaacactcaattcGAACTCAGCCCTTCATTCAACCAACTTTGTACCAAAACTGCAggtttataaaaaagaaaaaactctttgaagggcggagcttggtaacggagcattcctgggtctgcgtttgtgattggttgggaggatgtaatgactttaATATTAACCCAAATGCCTAGAAtgcaacaggaaggaaaactgttattctattaaactttttactgccccttttttttttttctatcatcgatacatatttttattagattatcgtccagccttagTCCTGAGTGTACAAATCTACTGTCTCCATAAAAAGAatttgattaaaagaaaaaaagaaccacagaaaagaaaatgtatgatagcttttttgttttgtgtccgTGTGTGAATACTTACGGGTAACAAAGGAAGAGCAGGCTGAGGACAGAGTAGGTTCTGAACAGGTAAATGAGAGACCGACAAAGGCTCCAGCCTGTCAGCGTTAGCACCGCAAACCGGGCCATCACTAAAAATACTGAGTGGGGGAAGGAGAGTTTCCCACTCTGTGACGCCTGAAGGGAAAAGGAGGATAGGCAAATGAGGATTTTACATACACTTctgcacaaaataaaaccatgaCCAGAGTTATGTGGACAAGAATGAAATTCATGCTGGTACAACAGCAACTATTTCCCATATGAATGTAAACACTGAGCTTATCTATTATCAGTCCActcataaaaatgttaaaaaaataaaaaaaataaaacttaccTCTTTTACGATAGCTGCAATCAGCCTTCTTGCCAGTATGATGATTGTGAACACCAGCATGTTATAATCAATAAGATGAAAGTTCTGCAAATAACAGAAACGATTCAGTATtgtcatttaacaaaaaaaaagaaagtaacgTCTATTATTCTGTCCCCGATTATCATCCTGTCTATAATGAAACGTTTACAAACgggaaaaaaaggattaagACGACACATTTCTAGGCCAGGTTAAAATGCGCGCTCTTTAAACAAGCAGAATAAAAGCTTGTAACCATGAATGATCCATACTGACCAGTGACGTGTGTGACGGAGGGTGTGACGGGGGGTACCACCACACGGTCTTGTAGATGTTGACATAGTGGACAAACAGGGCGATCAGGTGGCAGAAGAAGAGGTGAAGCTCAAACAAGACGTTTCGATCCATGGACAGCTCGGGGATCTTGCAGTGCTTCAGAGGAACCACGGTCTGAGCAGCAAGCGGGGGGCTGGACATGCAGGTTCCAGAGCCGTTCCTGCAGCCAACACCAGAGCAATTAAAAAGTAGCAATATATACTGGATGTAGAGTCTGCAGATTTCAAAAGTACATTCAGTGAACGGTTCACACTTCCATGCTGAACAACTGAGAGACACAGGAAATTGTTCCTAAGTGTTGCAGCCGTGTTGCAGAATGCTACTATATAACTGTGAAACACCATGTCCTCTGTAGTCTGATTTTCCAACCTCCGAGTCAGAAATTTCCCCTGGAACACCCTCAAAAGTCGGGATTATGAGTCGGATAGTCGGTGCAACAGGACCATACCCGACGTCCGCCTTCATGGTGGCTGCTACTTGCTGCAACATTGACTAAAACTTCGTtctttgactgtttttagcagttctctattatttatgtaacatttagtcattGATACACCTACTACTTTTCATTGTTCATTAGACGATGATTAGACGAGGGAAGTTGCAGCGCTGTTTAAAATACCACGTAGAACAGTGTTCTTTGtcaatgttaatgttttaacaACAGTGGCCATGGCGAATAAACGAACAATGAAGAATTGCCACCTATTGTTGTTTAATGTTTCATGTTCGGCACGgcttgaaaaaagtaaaaaataaataaataaataaaatgtgactttaaagaCTTGCTTGTAGTTGTATGTTTAGCAATTGCTTTTGTGCGagcctctgtgtttttttattctgtccGACATGAGGGAAACCGGAAAGCAAAAAGCCGGAGATGACGTAATCTGCGACTTGGAAGTTTTTGAATTCTGAGGCAAATGAAACTTGCCATGTGTATACTTTCATTAGAGGCACACTGGATATATAGCAATCATCTAAATTGctcttgattttttatttttgtcaaatttgTGGGTTTCTTTGCTTTGTGGAAAAGATGAATTTCCCTGTGgggattaataaaataatttcttctgCTTCTGAATGTTTCATAACTTAATCCCtattttaaactcctccacaactttatctctCACCTTTCTGTTATGTTCCTTAGTCTTCATGTTTACGTTTACTAATGTTTAATGCCAACACCTGagtccttcacagaacagcttggTTTATAGTGAAAAATAAATCCACAAAGGTGGACTATTATTGACTAAGGGGTGAAGCCAATAGTTCGCACTGGACGTGATTTAGGggtatcataaaaaaaatagggcAGTATACACGTACGTTGCACGCTCCTCAgctttttatttgcagaatCTACCCTTTAATTCCAAATGAACTGCTACTCCATGTAGGCGTAACATCCCAATAACGTACGTTGAACTTTGCTGCTGTAATGTAGGAGTACTACCCACTGGACTGCACAGCACGGAGGAGGCGATGAGGATTCGCAGGAGACTTGCCTTGCACGAGATCGCACGCCTGTGACTGGAGAACTGGTGGTGTGGTTCCCATTGCCGACGGAGCCTGGATCACTGCTCAGCGGAGGTCTGCAGTAGGAGGTCCGATTCGTCCCTCTCCTTCCTCCGGCCATGGCAAAGACACCCACGGTTCCCCCTTCGGCTTCCTGTGCAGCTGGGTGAATTCTCCCTCTCTTTTTCTGGCACCTGTTTGTTTACAGGCAGCAGGTCAAATACACCGAAAGGAAGCAATCATGCAGcatattaattttttatattgcatttttaaaccctacatacatacatatacatatatatatatatatatatatatatatatatatatatatatatatagtatacatacacacacacacatatatatatatatatatatatatatagtatacatacacacatatacacacatatatatatatatatatatatatatatatatacacacatatatatatatatatatatatatatatatatatatacataaacacacacacacacacacatatgtatgtTTTCTATAATTTCATGTGTTCAGTTTTCTGGTAAAACGTTGCATCAAATGGagctgaaaatacaaaaatgaagcaaaaccaaaacaaacaaactgtgcCTCGCAACCTAAAATGGTTCACTGCCATCATAAAAACCCTGAAAATAGCCAACAAAGCAAAATGACCAGAAGCATTTCATGCACAACTAGTGTGCGTGCAGCCACGGGTTTGTGACGCCAAAACAAGTTTTTACAAGACCCcaaaaaaacatcccaaattTGGCTGCAGCTTTTGCGGAAGTTGTCATAACACGTTAGCTAAGCAGCTACAGCATCTGTCATCTTTCTGCTCTAAAGACATTATTCTGGGGGACGTTTTGCTTCTGAGACACGGAGCACACGGGGAGGGAAAACCAACGTGGGCCACAACAATGAGACCCCCTGTCTATCCGCCAAGACCACGCTTGATGAAATATCCAGATTGAGGCCTAAGCTAACAGAAAGCTAGCTAGCTGGCTGGCTAGCTAGCTGCCGTCCAGGTTAACAGACTACAGGGGAAAATATGCGCTTACCGCTGCGGCTAGTCAGTACGAGGCTGATCTGTCTCACTGATAATGGATTAAATGTTGAGAAGATTTATGAAAAACACGGGCTGCTTTTGCACCGAACCCAGCGAAGACAATCATTGTTGATGTGAGACAAGTCGCTGGTGGGTGGGGGCGCGGATGTTAGCTGTGGGAGGAGAGTCATTTAAAGGGACACGCTCTCTGGAAAAGTACCAATGTACAGTATATGCATACTAGTTTGTAAACAAGAACACTAGCGtgtatttcagtaattcaatcaATAGTCCAACATATATTACACACATAGTGATACATTTCAGGCTTTTATTACTGGTAATTTTCGTGGTTTTTGGCAAACAGCTCCAAGAAAACTCCCCAACAAaccagtttctcagaaaattgaATTATTACACGAGACCAGTTGAATTGATTTTAATACAACAGAAAAATATGTCCGTGTGTGCAGCATTATGTACTCCATACTGCCATGGTTTTGAACCCGTGAGACCGGCACCACTGGTGGTgcctgagctgctgctgaaatGGTGGTATTAATCATTTGCAAGTTAAATACAAACATTGTAAGTGTACCTTATAAGATTTCAGTGAACCAGAGATATGCTGTTACTTAATATTATGTTAT
This Fundulus heteroclitus isolate FHET01 chromosome 19, MU-UCD_Fhet_4.1, whole genome shotgun sequence DNA region includes the following protein-coding sequences:
- the tmem39b gene encoding transmembrane protein 39B, with amino-acid sequence MAGGRRGTNRTSYCRPPLSSDPGSVGNGNHTTSSPVTGVRSRARNGSGTCMSSPPLAAQTVVPLKHCKIPELSMDRNVLFELHLFFCHLIALFVHYVNIYKTVWWYPPSHPPSHTSLNFHLIDYNMLVFTIIILARRLIAAIVKEASQSGKLSFPHSVFLVMARFAVLTLTGWSLCRSLIYLFRTYSVLSLLFLCYPFGMYIPFFRLSCDFRRAGSLSPIASIGSKEVGSVSRGRDYFTVLKETWKQHTSQLYGVQAMPTHACCLSPDLIRKEVEFLKMDFNWRMKEVLVSSMLSAYYVAFVPVWFVKSTQYVDKRWSCELFILVSVSTSVILMRHLLPPRYCDLLHKAAAHLGCWQKVDPSLCSNVLQHIWTEEYMWPQGVLVKHNKNVYKAMGHYNVAVPSDVSHYRFYFFFNKPLRILNILIILEGAMIFYQLYSLICSEKWHQTISLALILFSNYYAFFKLLRDRIVLGKAYSYSNSSSVQKVS